AATCCATGAGGCGCAGGGCCAGGGGCTCCACCAAAGAGAGGGGATTGGTGAGGGACGGGGGGGAATACCAATGGCCCTGGCCGTCGTCGTGGTGGGTGTAGAGGGTGGTCTTCCACCGGGTACTGGGGCTGAGACCCAGGTCCAGGGCGGCGGCGGCCAGATCGTCGTTGCGCAGGCCGGAGGCCTGGTAATAGGCGTCATTGCCGCTGGTCACGCCGCCGGAATAGTGGCCCTGGGCGGCGGCCACGGCCCGGGACCAGTCCGGGGCGTAGTTGTCCCAATTCCAGCCCAGGCGCTGGACGCTGCTCAGGGAAAGGTCGGCGTAATCCACCTCCCGGCGCTGGGAGTGATCGTAAAACAGGGTCAGGAGATGGTCGCCAAAGCCGTGCACCAGCTTGGCGTTGAACTGGTCCTGGCCCTGACTGCCCTGGCCCTTCCACTTATCCGTGCCCTCCTGGCTGAAGCTCAGATAGGCCCGGATGCCGCTTTCCAGCTTGCCCGTTTCCAGGCGGGCGAAAGTCCGGTGGAAGCTGTCGCTCCCCAGGGTCTGGGCCAGATAGGCGCCGGGCTTCATATCCGGGTCCCGGGAGAGAAAGCGCACCGTGCCCCCCAGATTGCCCGTGGCGGCGGTGCCCACATCCCCGGAGCCCTGGGAAAGGAGCACCTGATCCAGGTTTTCCCCACTGATGGCCCGGCCAATGTGCAGGCCGTTGTTATTGGTGTAGCTCATGTCCCCCAGGGGCACGTCATCCAGGGTAAAGCCCAGGTAATTCTGGCCGAAACCCCGGAGATTGAAGCGGACGGACCATTCGTAACTCCCCTGGGCGTCCGCCCCCTGAAAATCCACCCCGGGCAGGCGCCCCAGGGCGGCCAGGGGATTGGCGCCGGGGGGAGCCTTATCCAGATCGGCCCGATCCAGGCCCTGGGTCTGGCGGGTTTCCCCGGCGCTGAAAATGCGGATTTCCGGCAGGGTGGGGATGCCCTCCTCCCCGGCCAGGCCTATGCCCGGCACCCCACCGGTCACCCCGGCAAGGGCGGTCCAGAGGGCGCCCAGGGCCCAGGCGGGGCGGGGCACGGGCTGGCGGCCCCGGTCAGGACCACGCCCCGGCTTCCGGCCTAGGGCCAAGGCCCCACCCTCCGTACCGACCTGCTTAGCCATTTTCCG
This sequence is a window from Azospira inquinata. Protein-coding genes within it:
- a CDS encoding TonB-dependent receptor; the protein is MAKQVGTEGGALALGRKPGRGPDRGRQPVPRPAWALGALWTALAGVTGGVPGIGLAGEEGIPTLPEIRIFSAGETRQTQGLDRADLDKAPPGANPLAALGRLPGVDFQGADAQGSYEWSVRFNLRGFGQNYLGFTLDDVPLGDMSYTNNNGLHIGRAISGENLDQVLLSQGSGDVGTAATGNLGGTVRFLSRDPDMKPGAYLAQTLGSDSFHRTFARLETGKLESGIRAYLSFSQEGTDKWKGQGSQGQDQFNAKLVHGFGDHLLTLFYDHSQRREVDYADLSLSSVQRLGWNWDNYAPDWSRAVAAAQGHYSGGVTSGNDAYYQASGLRNDDLAAAALDLGLSPSTRWKTTLYTHHDDGQGHWYSPPSLTNPLSLVEPLALRLMDYRVERAGVVTALTWQSGVHTVNGGLWVEHSRHYTAMSFQAVSGPVSWDSFLGNPTATVFQQQYVTDTRQFHLQDTLSLLGDRLHLNLGFKTPRVRMEAANPVGPLASGQLTASKSFLPALGASYRLAPGQEVFASYTENMRAYQPGVAGPFAQLQPVYDLSAARLRPETSQTYEVGYRYQGGPVQASLAAYHVDFHDRLLSVATCDGVVGCPATLVNVGRVSSDGLEGALSWNPVKHWTWFNALTLDNSRYRSNYREGTALVQADGKQVVATPRRMWATELTYEPGPWYARLGGKYTDRRYYSYTNDAAVPSFWLWNLSAGYRPGKMGPLTETSLQLGVSNLFDKRYFSTVGTNGFVTADPNGQFATLLEGAPRQVFVGFSGRL